The Streptomyces sp. NL15-2K genome contains a region encoding:
- a CDS encoding HEAT repeat domain-containing protein, which translates to MFDPVIAPSGTLLGLLQRGRGDGTLHALTAPRGEALAALNHCVLRDPRHDWQVENRSLYYARLYLDLNGELDEIEAHLFDVEDALDTEESRTGLALAVLGHLASYGRRDALELLRRYAAHGSNWAWALDELALRDDDAGLRALAAPVLARFSTDAEGEAELAAVVRDAFEPRPWRLWAEDPRESIATRVRAAHEAGCFDRWQRQMRPSGPRPGWSVQAVFEWAQQGIERGAALHVPAARCLSAVAGPEDRTEIVQAAKDGSDGARCTALRYLADSNDPDALDLIEVAVATGSAVVVEAALDAFERMRGVAAVNRARVWARRPDPLGAAAGRMLACRGGAQDSDHVLAALREAVRGEGPDAPTLWTLVDGAGRLGIACAAPVLRHIYRETASSHLRGRAARALAATDPSFATGFAVECLWDCEETTREIAARHAETGDARVVERLRRLAADPAEEDEVQTAVRSRIGPDAAAM; encoded by the coding sequence ATGTTCGATCCGGTCATAGCGCCCAGCGGTACGCTGCTCGGCCTGCTCCAGCGGGGCCGCGGCGACGGCACTCTGCACGCGCTCACCGCCCCGCGCGGCGAAGCGCTCGCGGCACTGAACCACTGCGTGCTGCGCGACCCCCGCCACGACTGGCAGGTGGAGAACCGCTCTCTGTACTACGCCCGTCTCTACCTCGACCTGAACGGCGAGCTGGACGAGATCGAGGCACACCTCTTCGACGTCGAGGACGCCCTCGACACCGAGGAGTCACGCACCGGGCTGGCCCTCGCCGTCCTCGGTCACCTCGCCTCCTACGGCAGGCGGGACGCGCTCGAACTGCTGCGCCGGTACGCCGCCCACGGCTCCAACTGGGCCTGGGCCCTGGACGAGCTGGCGCTGCGTGACGACGACGCCGGGCTGCGTGCCCTCGCGGCGCCCGTCCTGGCGCGCTTCTCCACCGACGCCGAGGGGGAGGCCGAACTGGCCGCCGTCGTGCGCGACGCCTTCGAACCGAGGCCCTGGCGGCTGTGGGCGGAGGATCCGCGCGAATCCATCGCCACGCGCGTGCGTGCGGCCCACGAAGCCGGCTGTTTCGACCGCTGGCAACGGCAGATGCGACCGAGCGGGCCCCGCCCGGGATGGAGCGTGCAGGCCGTCTTCGAATGGGCCCAGCAGGGCATCGAACGCGGCGCCGCGCTCCATGTCCCCGCCGCCCGCTGTCTCAGCGCCGTCGCGGGCCCCGAGGACCGGACGGAGATCGTCCAGGCCGCCAAGGACGGCTCCGACGGCGCCCGCTGCACCGCCTTGCGCTATCTCGCCGACAGCAACGATCCGGATGCCCTCGACCTCATCGAGGTCGCCGTGGCCACCGGTTCGGCGGTCGTCGTGGAAGCCGCCTTGGACGCCTTCGAACGCATGCGCGGTGTCGCCGCCGTCAACCGGGCGCGCGTCTGGGCCCGACGGCCCGATCCCCTCGGCGCCGCCGCCGGACGCATGCTCGCCTGCCGGGGCGGAGCGCAGGACAGCGACCACGTCCTCGCGGCGCTCCGGGAGGCCGTACGGGGCGAGGGCCCCGACGCGCCGACCCTGTGGACCCTCGTCGACGGCGCCGGACGGCTCGGCATCGCCTGCGCGGCCCCCGTACTCCGGCACATCTACCGCGAGACCGCCTCCTCCCACCTACGCGGCCGGGCCGCCCGCGCCCTCGCCGCCACCGACCCCTCCTTCGCCACCGGGTTCGCCGTCGAGTGCCTCTGGGACTGCGAGGAGACCACCCGCGAGATCGCCGCCCGGCACGCCGAGACCGGTGACGCCCGGGTCGTGGAGCGGCTGCGCCGGCTCGCCGCCGATCCGGCCGAGGAGGACGAGGTCCAGACAGCCGTACGCAGCCGGATCGGACCGGACGCGGCAGCCATGTGA
- a CDS encoding glycosyltransferase family 1 protein — MRVVIVTESFPPDVNGVAHCALQTARHLVDRGHSPLVVAPATAAGIGQPDALAPCPVVRVPSLPLPGYPQVRVALPSRRVAAAITEHRADLVHLASPFILGVRGMAAAARLGIPAVAVYQTDLAGYARTYVHAGEAAAWRRIRSVHTAADITLAPSSAALHDLESHGVPRVKLWPRGVDTVRFRPDLRDEALRRELAPNGELIVGYVGRLAPEKQVELLSGVCGLDGVRVVVVGDGPSRPGLDQTLPGAVFLGRRTGDELARIFASLDVFVHTGPFETFCQTVQEAMASGVPVVAPAVGGPLDLVAHGRTGFLVPPRDADAVRDAVWSLAADPGLRTAYGAAARATVEGRTWAAVGDQLIGHYANVLAGRKTAVVAA; from the coding sequence ATGCGTGTCGTCATCGTGACCGAATCCTTTCCCCCCGATGTGAACGGCGTGGCCCACTGCGCGCTCCAGACCGCCCGGCACCTCGTAGATCGCGGTCACTCTCCGCTCGTCGTCGCGCCGGCCACCGCGGCCGGTATCGGGCAGCCCGACGCCTTGGCGCCGTGCCCCGTCGTCCGTGTCCCCTCCCTACCCCTCCCGGGCTACCCCCAGGTCCGCGTCGCCCTCCCCAGCCGACGCGTCGCCGCGGCCATCACCGAGCACCGCGCCGACCTCGTCCACCTGGCCAGCCCCTTCATCCTCGGCGTCCGCGGCATGGCCGCCGCCGCCCGGCTCGGCATCCCCGCCGTGGCCGTCTACCAGACCGACCTCGCCGGATACGCCCGCACCTACGTGCACGCCGGCGAGGCCGCTGCCTGGCGGCGCATACGTTCCGTCCACACGGCCGCCGACATCACCCTCGCGCCCTCCAGCGCGGCCCTGCACGACCTGGAGTCACACGGTGTGCCCCGGGTGAAGCTCTGGCCGCGGGGCGTGGACACCGTGCGCTTCCGGCCCGACCTCCGGGACGAGGCGCTGCGCCGCGAACTCGCCCCGAACGGCGAGCTGATCGTCGGGTACGTCGGCCGGCTCGCCCCGGAGAAGCAGGTCGAGCTCCTGTCCGGCGTATGCGGCCTGGACGGCGTCCGGGTCGTGGTCGTCGGCGACGGGCCGAGCCGGCCCGGGCTGGACCAGACGCTGCCGGGCGCGGTCTTCCTGGGCCGCCGCACCGGCGACGAACTCGCCCGGATCTTCGCCTCCCTGGACGTCTTCGTGCACACCGGCCCCTTCGAGACCTTCTGCCAGACCGTGCAGGAGGCCATGGCGAGCGGCGTGCCCGTCGTCGCACCCGCCGTCGGCGGCCCGCTGGACCTGGTCGCCCACGGGCGCACCGGCTTCCTGGTCCCGCCGCGCGACGCGGACGCCGTACGGGACGCGGTGTGGTCCCTGGCCGCCGACCCCGGCCTGCGCACCGCGTACGGCGCCGCCGCGCGCGCGACGGTCGAGGGACGCACCTGGGCGGCCGTCGGCGACCAGCTGATCGGGCACTACGCGAACGTGCTCGCCGGCCGGAAGACGGCGGTGGTGGCGGCATGA
- a CDS encoding ankyrin repeat domain-containing protein produces the protein MSEAPDPEVVELATKIFDLARQGQTEALVAYVDAGVPANLTNDRGDCLVMLAAYHGHAEAVRALLARGAEADRVNDRGQTPLAGAVFKGEEEVIKALLEGGADPAAGTPSAVDTARMFGKTPLLELFGAP, from the coding sequence ATGAGTGAAGCCCCCGACCCCGAGGTCGTGGAGCTGGCGACCAAGATCTTCGATCTGGCCCGGCAGGGACAGACGGAGGCGCTCGTGGCGTACGTCGACGCGGGTGTCCCGGCCAACCTCACCAACGACCGCGGCGACTGTCTGGTGATGCTCGCCGCCTACCACGGCCACGCCGAGGCGGTGCGTGCCCTGCTCGCCCGGGGCGCCGAGGCCGACCGTGTCAACGACCGAGGCCAGACGCCACTCGCCGGGGCCGTCTTCAAGGGTGAGGAAGAAGTGATCAAGGCCCTCCTGGAGGGCGGGGCCGACCCGGCCGCCGGCACGCCGTCGGCCGTCGACACGGCTCGGATGTTCGGCAAGACACCGTTGCTCGAATTGTTCGGCGCACCCTGA
- a CDS encoding 5-oxoprolinase subunit PxpA translates to MTSIDLNADLGEGFGRWRLTDDEQLLTVVTSANVACGFHAGDAATMRRVCELAAGREVRIGAQVSYRDLAGFGRRAMDVPPAELAAEVAYQIGALEVFARAAGSRVSYVKPHGALYNRVVHDEEQAGAVVDGVLLAGATLPVLGLPGSRLLELAGKAGLPTVTEAFADRAYTEQGTLVPRGQDGAVVTDPEAVVERSVSLARLGEVTSHSGARIEVRARSLCLHGDTPGAVDLARRVRERLETSGVRVEAFA, encoded by the coding sequence ATGACCTCGATCGATCTCAACGCCGACCTCGGCGAGGGCTTCGGCCGCTGGCGGCTGACCGACGACGAACAGTTGCTGACCGTCGTCACCAGCGCCAACGTGGCCTGCGGCTTCCACGCCGGGGACGCGGCCACCATGCGGCGGGTGTGCGAGCTGGCGGCCGGACGCGAGGTACGGATCGGCGCCCAGGTCTCCTACCGGGACCTGGCGGGGTTCGGGCGGCGCGCGATGGACGTGCCGCCCGCCGAACTGGCGGCCGAGGTGGCCTACCAGATCGGCGCCCTGGAAGTGTTCGCGCGGGCGGCGGGCTCGCGCGTGTCGTACGTCAAACCGCACGGCGCGCTCTACAACCGCGTCGTGCACGACGAGGAGCAGGCCGGCGCGGTCGTCGACGGGGTGCTCCTCGCCGGCGCCACGCTGCCCGTGCTCGGGCTGCCCGGCTCGCGGCTGCTGGAGCTGGCCGGGAAGGCGGGCCTGCCGACCGTCACGGAGGCGTTCGCGGACCGCGCGTACACCGAGCAGGGAACGCTCGTGCCGCGCGGCCAGGACGGCGCCGTGGTCACCGACCCGGAGGCCGTCGTCGAACGGTCGGTGAGCCTCGCCCGCCTCGGTGAGGTCACCTCCCACTCCGGGGCGCGCATCGAGGTACGCGCGCGTTCCCTGTGCCTGCACGGCGACACGCCTGGCGCGGTGGACCTGGCCCGCCGGGTCCGGGAGCGGCTGGAGACCTCCGGTGTACGGGTGGAGGCCTTCGCATGA
- a CDS encoding SGNH/GDSL hydrolase family protein, giving the protein MRPPRFVALGDSLTEGVGDPVGDGWRGWAALLAGGLAEEPVRFTNLAVSGSQTRDVLERQLPAALALRPDIASVVVGVNDTLRCTFDIHAVAARLDTAYAAFAEQGAVLLTACLPDPGAMLGLPGALARPLARRQRAVNAVVHALSDRYGAVHLHACEGAWLTDRAMWSADRLHPGERGHRQLAVRFHALLAERGLATGAAPSPQPEFPAPTKSASLWWLATAGTGWVARRCTDLLPQLLTLAAGEIRHRARGTSARLDLRTAHAVSAALAALSVGEQQPDAA; this is encoded by the coding sequence ATGAGACCGCCACGTTTCGTGGCTCTCGGCGACTCGCTGACCGAAGGTGTGGGCGATCCCGTCGGCGACGGGTGGCGCGGCTGGGCCGCGCTGCTCGCCGGCGGGCTGGCCGAGGAGCCCGTGCGGTTCACGAACCTCGCGGTGAGCGGGTCGCAGACGCGTGACGTGCTGGAACGGCAGCTGCCCGCCGCGCTGGCGCTGCGGCCCGACATCGCGTCCGTCGTCGTCGGCGTCAACGACACCCTCCGCTGCACCTTCGACATCCACGCCGTGGCCGCCCGCCTCGACACGGCGTACGCCGCCTTCGCCGAGCAGGGCGCGGTCCTGCTCACCGCCTGTCTGCCGGACCCCGGCGCGATGCTCGGGCTGCCCGGCGCCCTGGCCCGCCCGCTGGCCCGGCGGCAGCGCGCGGTCAACGCCGTCGTGCACGCGCTGTCCGACCGGTACGGGGCCGTGCACCTGCACGCCTGTGAGGGCGCGTGGCTCACGGACCGCGCGATGTGGAGCGCGGACCGGCTGCATCCCGGCGAGCGGGGGCACCGGCAGCTGGCCGTGCGCTTCCACGCGCTGCTCGCGGAGCGCGGCCTCGCGACCGGGGCCGCCCCCTCGCCCCAGCCCGAGTTCCCCGCGCCCACCAAGTCGGCGAGCCTGTGGTGGCTGGCCACCGCCGGTACCGGCTGGGTGGCCCGCCGGTGCACCGACCTGCTGCCCCAGCTCCTGACCCTCGCCGCCGGCGAGATACGGCACCGCGCGCGCGGGACGAGCGCCCGGCTCGACCTGCGGACGGCCCACGCGGTGTCGGCGGCACTGGCCGCGCTGTCGGTGGGGGAGCAGCAGCCGGACGCGGCCTAG
- a CDS encoding glycosyltransferase, translated as MTGQSLRIVRLANFVAPTSGGLRTALRELGKGFKTSGHEPVLIVPGQHASDRETEQGRVITLPGPLLPGTGGYRVLTDKRRVARLLEDLAPDRLEVSDRTTLRWTGKWARRARVPAVMVSHETADGVLRTWGLSEKSARRAADALNVRTAHTYARVVCTTEFAEREFVRIGARNVVRAPLGVDLVQRHPALHDAGLRARHARVDESLLVMCTRLSVEKRPGTGLDALEALVRRGRRAVLVVAGDGPLRSRLEQRARERRLPVTFLGHVSDRGLLGSLQASADVCLAPGPAETFGLAALEAMACGTPVAVSASSALPEVIGSAGAVAADHGGAFADAVEMLLERPEEERREVARARAECFGWDTAVAAFLAAHDAAAPVRPFVPGGVG; from the coding sequence ATGACCGGGCAATCGCTGAGGATCGTACGGCTGGCGAACTTCGTCGCGCCCACGTCCGGCGGTCTGCGCACCGCGCTGCGCGAACTCGGCAAGGGCTTCAAGACGTCGGGCCACGAACCCGTGCTCATCGTGCCCGGTCAGCACGCGAGCGACCGCGAGACGGAGCAGGGACGGGTGATCACCCTGCCCGGTCCGCTGCTGCCGGGCACCGGCGGCTACCGCGTGCTCACCGACAAGCGGCGCGTGGCCCGGCTCCTGGAGGACTTGGCCCCGGACCGCCTGGAGGTCTCCGACCGCACGACGCTCAGGTGGACCGGCAAGTGGGCGCGGCGCGCCCGGGTCCCCGCCGTGATGGTCTCCCACGAGACCGCCGACGGCGTGCTGCGCACCTGGGGCCTGTCGGAGAAGTCGGCCCGGCGTGCCGCCGACGCCCTCAACGTCCGTACGGCACACACCTACGCGCGCGTGGTGTGCACCACGGAGTTCGCCGAACGGGAGTTCGTACGGATCGGCGCGCGCAATGTCGTCCGCGCGCCACTGGGCGTCGACCTGGTGCAGCGGCACCCGGCGCTGCACGATGCCGGGCTGCGCGCCCGGCACGCGCGCGTGGACGAGTCGCTGCTGGTGATGTGCACCAGGCTGTCCGTGGAGAAGAGGCCCGGCACCGGACTGGACGCCCTGGAGGCGCTGGTACGGCGGGGGCGGCGGGCCGTGCTCGTGGTGGCCGGGGACGGACCGCTGCGGTCGCGTCTCGAACAGCGGGCGCGGGAGCGCCGGCTGCCGGTGACCTTCCTCGGGCACGTCTCCGACCGCGGCTTGCTGGGCTCGCTGCAGGCGTCCGCCGACGTGTGCCTGGCGCCGGGGCCCGCCGAGACGTTCGGGCTGGCCGCGCTGGAGGCGATGGCCTGCGGCACGCCCGTGGCGGTCAGCGCCTCCTCCGCGCTGCCGGAGGTGATCGGCTCCGCCGGGGCCGTCGCCGCCGACCACGGGGGCGCCTTCGCGGACGCCGTGGAGATGCTGCTCGAACGGCCCGAGGAGGAGCGGCGGGAGGTCGCACGCGCGCGTGCCGAGTGCTTCGGGTGGGACACGGCGGTGGCCGCGTTCCTCGCCGCGCACGACGCGGCGGCTCCGGTACGGCCCTTTGTGCCCGGGGGCGTGGGATGA
- a CDS encoding biotin-dependent carboxyltransferase family protein gives MTDRALSVVRAGALTTVQDLGRPGHAHLGVPRSGALDGPAAALANRLVGNRPEAAVLETTLNGCAVRPRSTVTVAVAGAPCPVTVDGRPAPWGAPVRVPAGALLDVAAAVSGIRSYVAVSGGIAVEPVLGSRSTDLLSGLGPAPLTNGSVLPLGSPGDVHARVDVAPQPAPPAELVLRVTPGPRHDWFTPEAVRTLTSRPYRVSPMSNRIGLRTEGPALERALSGELPSEGMVLGAVQVPPDGRPVVFLADHPTTGGYPVIAVVRASDLPAAAQAVPGTPVRFVAVRRR, from the coding sequence ATGACGGACCGCGCGCTCTCCGTCGTACGCGCGGGGGCGTTGACCACTGTGCAGGACCTGGGGCGTCCCGGGCACGCCCACCTCGGGGTGCCCCGCTCCGGGGCACTGGACGGCCCGGCGGCGGCCCTCGCCAACCGGCTGGTCGGCAACCGGCCCGAGGCCGCCGTCCTGGAGACCACGCTCAACGGCTGTGCGGTGCGGCCCCGTTCGACGGTCACCGTGGCCGTGGCGGGCGCGCCCTGCCCGGTCACGGTGGACGGACGCCCGGCCCCCTGGGGCGCGCCGGTACGGGTACCCGCCGGTGCGCTCTTGGACGTCGCCGCGGCCGTCTCCGGGATACGCAGCTATGTGGCCGTCTCCGGCGGCATCGCCGTCGAGCCGGTCCTCGGCAGCCGCTCCACGGACCTCCTGTCCGGCCTCGGCCCGGCACCGCTCACGAACGGCTCGGTGCTGCCCCTGGGAAGCCCGGGCGACGTCCACGCGCGCGTGGACGTCGCCCCACAGCCGGCGCCCCCGGCCGAACTCGTCCTGCGCGTCACACCCGGCCCGCGCCACGACTGGTTCACGCCGGAGGCCGTACGGACGCTCACCTCGCGCCCGTACCGGGTGTCCCCCATGAGCAACCGCATCGGACTGCGCACGGAGGGGCCCGCCCTGGAGCGGGCCCTGTCCGGCGAACTCCCCAGCGAGGGCATGGTGCTGGGCGCGGTCCAGGTCCCGCCCGACGGCCGGCCGGTGGTCTTCCTCGCCGACCACCCGACCACCGGGGGCTACCCGGTGATCGCGGTCGTCCGCGCGAGCGACCTCCCGGCCGCCGCCCAGGCGGTGCCGGGAACGCCGGTCCGCTTCGTGGCAGTACGCCGCCGCTGA
- a CDS encoding allophanate hydrolase subunit 1, protein MRALPVGDGALLVEVASGEEAQALHAELVRRRAEGSLTVREIVPAARTVLLDGLGDPARLASELAASEVPPAPPRARDAIELPVRYDGPDLAEVAAHWGVPEPEVARIHAATEFTVAFCGFAPGFGYLTGLPPRYDVPRRATPRTAVPAGSVALAGPYTGVYPRSSPGGWQLIGTTDAVLWDHARVPAALLSPGTRVRFVPVDFPGRPVGAA, encoded by the coding sequence ATGAGGGCGCTGCCCGTCGGTGACGGCGCCCTGCTCGTCGAGGTGGCCTCGGGCGAGGAGGCCCAGGCCCTGCACGCCGAGCTCGTGCGGCGCCGCGCGGAGGGCTCGCTGACGGTCCGCGAGATCGTCCCCGCGGCCCGCACGGTCCTCCTCGACGGCCTCGGCGATCCGGCCCGCCTGGCGTCCGAGCTGGCCGCCTCCGAGGTGCCGCCCGCGCCCCCACGCGCGCGGGACGCGATCGAGCTGCCGGTGCGCTACGACGGCCCCGACCTGGCCGAGGTCGCCGCCCACTGGGGCGTGCCGGAGCCGGAAGTCGCCCGGATCCACGCGGCCACCGAATTCACCGTCGCCTTCTGCGGGTTCGCCCCCGGCTTCGGCTACCTGACCGGCCTGCCGCCGCGCTACGACGTCCCGCGCCGGGCCACTCCGCGTACGGCCGTCCCCGCCGGCTCAGTGGCCCTGGCGGGTCCGTACACGGGCGTGTACCCCCGTTCGTCGCCGGGCGGCTGGCAGTTGATCGGCACCACGGACGCCGTGCTGTGGGACCACGCGCGCGTGCCCGCCGCGCTGCTGTCGCCGGGCACGCGTGTGCGCTTCGTCCCCGTGGACTTTCCCGGGCGACCGGTGGGTGCCGCATGA